A single Nostoc sp. PCC 7107 DNA region contains:
- the ychF gene encoding redox-regulated ATPase YchF: MLRAGIVGLPNVGKSTLFNAVVANAKAEAANFPFCTIEPNVGVVAVPDERLNVLSQISGSVQIVPARVEFVDIAGLVKGASQGEGLGNQFLSHIREVDAIVHVVRCFENDDIIHVAGSVDPARDIEIINLELGLADLGQIERRIERTRKQARTSKDAQFEITVLEKLIAALNEGKSVRQVSLNEEESAIIQGLGLLTSKPIIYAANVSEDDLATGNEFVERVRPIAAQENAQVVIVSAQVEAELVELAEEEKADFLESLGAKEGGLKSLIRATYTLLGLRTYFTSGPKETRAWTIHAGMSAPQAAGVIHSDFERGFIRAETVAYNDLVANGSMKGAKEKGLVRSEGKEYIVQEGDVLLFLFNV; this comes from the coding sequence ATGCTAAGAGCCGGAATTGTCGGACTTCCCAACGTCGGAAAATCTACTTTATTTAATGCCGTAGTAGCCAATGCGAAAGCGGAGGCTGCTAACTTTCCCTTCTGCACGATTGAACCGAATGTCGGCGTTGTCGCAGTACCGGATGAACGGTTAAATGTGCTGTCACAAATTTCCGGTTCTGTACAAATTGTCCCAGCCCGTGTTGAGTTTGTGGATATTGCCGGTTTGGTAAAAGGTGCAAGTCAAGGTGAAGGACTGGGGAATCAGTTTTTATCGCACATTAGAGAAGTTGATGCGATCGTTCATGTGGTGCGTTGTTTCGAGAATGATGACATTATCCACGTTGCGGGTTCTGTTGATCCAGCACGAGATATTGAAATTATTAATTTGGAACTCGGTTTAGCCGACTTAGGGCAAATTGAGCGCCGTATTGAACGCACCCGCAAACAAGCCCGCACCAGCAAAGATGCTCAATTTGAAATCACAGTTCTCGAAAAACTAATTGCAGCTTTAAATGAAGGTAAATCTGTACGTCAAGTCAGTTTAAATGAAGAAGAATCCGCAATTATTCAAGGGCTAGGACTGCTAACTAGTAAACCGATTATCTACGCGGCTAATGTTTCCGAAGATGACTTAGCCACAGGTAATGAATTTGTCGAAAGAGTCCGGCCAATCGCAGCGCAAGAAAATGCTCAAGTTGTCATCGTTTCTGCTCAAGTAGAAGCAGAACTAGTTGAATTAGCTGAAGAAGAAAAAGCTGATTTCTTAGAATCTTTAGGTGCGAAAGAAGGCGGATTGAAATCTTTGATTCGCGCAACTTACACACTATTGGGTTTACGGACATATTTCACCAGTGGCCCTAAAGAAACCCGTGCTTGGACAATTCATGCAGGTATGTCTGCACCCCAAGCCGCAGGTGTCATTCACTCTGATTTTGAACGGGGATTTATTCGTGCCGAAACCGTTGCTTACAATGATTTAGTAGCCAATGGTTCGATGAAAGGTGCTAAAGAAAAAGGCTTAGTCAGAAGTGAAGGAAAAGAGTACATCGTCCAAGAAGGGGATGTCCTGTTATTCCTATTTAACGTGTAG
- a CDS encoding cupin domain-containing protein encodes MNIDRIFKSADFFQPTDSEPIRSVVTESPDAVVVAWYVKPGQEIGAHIHPNGQDTWTILSGSGQYYLDQEGTRKIITAGDVVVAPIQFVHGVFNHSDEPLIFISVVTPYDAGYEPVVIKA; translated from the coding sequence GAGCGCAGATTTTTTTCAACCCACAGACAGTGAGCCAATCCGTTCAGTTGTGACGGAATCACCAGATGCGGTTGTTGTTGCTTGGTATGTTAAACCCGGCCAAGAAATTGGAGCGCACATTCATCCGAATGGTCAAGATACCTGGACAATCTTATCCGGTAGTGGTCAATATTATTTAGATCAAGAAGGTACTCGCAAAATAATTACAGCAGGTGATGTGGTTGTAGCACCAATTCAGTTTGTTCACGGTGTTTTCAATCATAGCGATGAACCCTTGATATTTATCTCTGTGGTGACACCTTATGATGCTGGATATGAGCCTGTCGTCATCAAAGCGTAA
- a CDS encoding cell wall metabolism sensor histidine kinase WalK, translated as MNFAGNFPRKLVEFFVARIDTASLHFRLTVGIIIIVTFGLSSFTIWAGWEIRQFLMIAHQNYGIADDAQLLTMIQSLGIMGVFSLTTTIVFTALFIKRSLLPLQQMNQWAETCTTELTPHQLGLNQTPSEIQELAQTWMEFLTRLSEAKEQQRQLFSDLAHELRTPLSMVYGYLQRSLQRSHNLAASQKETLEMAVSDAERMNHILQDLLYLARADNSTIPCPWETEPLLLNDLLAAMAGMTEKFHHRLIQLEIPPFPIEVKAESHQLMQILSHLIANAVKYSDPDEPITLQLSKANGWAMIQVSDKGCGIPLLEQSRIFEPFYRVDASRTRSTGGTGMGLCIVKRLVECIGGTIELRSELGNGSIFILKLPTLLGGNR; from the coding sequence ATGAATTTTGCCGGAAATTTCCCAAGAAAATTAGTTGAGTTTTTTGTAGCTAGAATTGACACTGCTTCACTTCATTTCCGGTTGACTGTTGGCATCATTATAATTGTGACGTTCGGACTAAGTAGCTTTACAATTTGGGCGGGTTGGGAAATCAGACAGTTTCTGATGATTGCTCATCAAAATTATGGTATTGCTGATGATGCTCAACTGTTGACGATGATTCAAAGTTTGGGAATAATGGGCGTTTTCTCGCTTACTACTACAATTGTTTTCACGGCGTTGTTCATTAAGCGATCGCTTTTACCATTACAACAGATGAATCAATGGGCAGAAACCTGCACAACTGAACTAACTCCCCACCAGTTAGGTTTGAATCAAACACCAAGCGAAATTCAGGAGTTAGCCCAGACATGGATGGAATTTTTAACCAGACTTTCAGAAGCCAAAGAACAGCAGCGCCAGTTGTTCAGCGATTTAGCCCATGAATTACGCACACCTTTGAGCATGGTTTATGGATATCTGCAAAGAAGCTTACAACGCAGTCATAATTTAGCTGCTTCCCAGAAAGAAACTCTGGAAATGGCTGTTTCTGATGCGGAAAGAATGAATCATATTTTGCAAGACTTACTATATTTAGCACGGGCAGATAACAGCACAATTCCTTGTCCCTGGGAAACTGAACCTTTATTACTTAATGATTTGCTGGCAGCTATGGCTGGGATGACAGAAAAATTTCATCATCGGTTAATTCAGCTAGAAATCCCACCTTTTCCGATTGAAGTCAAAGCAGAAAGCCACCAGCTAATGCAGATATTAAGTCATTTAATTGCTAATGCAGTCAAATACTCAGATCCTGATGAGCCAATTACATTGCAGTTAAGTAAAGCTAATGGTTGGGCAATGATTCAAGTCAGCGACAAAGGATGTGGTATCCCCTTATTAGAACAGTCCCGCATTTTTGAACCATTTTATCGCGTAGATGCGTCTCGCACGCGTTCTACAGGCGGCACTGGGATGGGTTTATGTATCGTCAAACGCCTTGTAGAGTGCATTGGCGGTACAATCGAACTTCGTTCAGAACTGGGGAATGGCAGTATTTTTATTTTGAAATTACCTACATTATTAGGAGGGAACAGGTAA
- a CDS encoding serine/threonine-protein kinase — protein sequence MLQIEQILHHRYQIQRQLGNNGIRQTWLAKDLQAADGEESLVVVKLLAFGGTVQWDDLKLFEREAQVLKQLKHPRIPQYIDYFCIDDRTLWFGLVQQYIPGESLKEKLIVGKRCTEKHARKIATEVLKILIYLHELNPGVLHRDIKPSNLIWGEDNQIYLVDFGAVQDRAAKEGVTFTVVGTYGYAPMEQFGGRAVPASDLYALGASLIHLLTGVPPGDLPQQDLRLQFADRVNASSSFVRWLQKMTEPAPEQRFSNARQALETLKSNLAVKPVSHKIINNSGCGINSTEPVPEEILGWNWGAFLLPWFWLWTNQVWCGLFCFVPQIGWFMAIAMGAKGNEWAWRSRQWRSIEHFKEHQRGWAIAGILIGAPMSLILWVSAFLVMKSIF from the coding sequence ATGCTGCAAATAGAACAGATATTACACCACCGTTATCAAATCCAACGGCAACTAGGTAATAATGGCATTCGCCAAACTTGGCTGGCCAAAGATTTACAAGCTGCTGATGGGGAAGAATCATTAGTGGTGGTGAAACTTTTGGCTTTCGGCGGAACTGTCCAGTGGGATGACTTGAAGTTGTTTGAGAGAGAAGCACAAGTTCTCAAACAGCTAAAACATCCGCGCATTCCGCAATACATTGATTACTTTTGTATTGATGACCGCACATTGTGGTTTGGCTTAGTCCAACAATATATTCCTGGGGAATCACTCAAAGAAAAACTCATAGTTGGTAAACGCTGTACAGAAAAGCACGCCAGGAAAATTGCGACTGAGGTTTTAAAAATTCTGATATATCTGCATGAATTGAATCCTGGTGTGTTGCATCGGGATATCAAGCCAAGCAATTTAATTTGGGGTGAAGATAATCAGATTTATTTGGTAGATTTCGGTGCAGTTCAAGATAGAGCTGCTAAAGAAGGTGTGACCTTTACTGTGGTTGGAACTTATGGTTATGCGCCGATGGAACAATTTGGTGGTCGGGCTGTTCCTGCATCTGATTTGTATGCGTTGGGAGCATCGTTAATTCATTTATTAACTGGTGTTCCCCCTGGCGATTTACCGCAACAAGATTTGCGATTACAATTCGCTGATCGAGTGAACGCAAGTTCTAGTTTTGTGCGCTGGTTGCAAAAGATGACTGAACCCGCACCAGAACAACGCTTTAGTAATGCCCGCCAAGCACTGGAGACTTTAAAATCGAATTTGGCTGTCAAACCTGTCAGCCATAAGATAATTAATAATTCTGGTTGTGGGATTAATTCTACGGAACCAGTACCAGAAGAGATTTTGGGATGGAATTGGGGGGCTTTTTTATTACCTTGGTTTTGGTTATGGACTAATCAGGTATGGTGTGGATTGTTTTGTTTTGTACCACAAATTGGTTGGTTTATGGCGATCGCTATGGGGGCAAAAGGTAATGAATGGGCTTGGAGAAGTAGACAATGGCGCAGTATAGAACATTTTAAAGAACATCAACGCGGTTGGGCGATCGCAGGCATTCTCATCGGCGCACCCATGAGTTTGATTTTATGGGTTAGCGCATTTCTAGTTATGAAGTCAATCTTTTAA
- a CDS encoding amylo-alpha-1,6-glucosidase, whose translation MYMEFGREICGNLDTAETREWLVTNGIGGYASGTVTGLLTRRYHGLLVAALQPPLGRTLLLAKLDETVLYGDRYYPLHTNRWADQIVSPHGYRHIESFALEGAIPLWCFAVADALLEKRIWMQQGANTTYIQYVLRRATQPLHLTLKAMVNYRDYHSDTHSNGWQMSIEQVEQGICITADSSATPFYLLSDQGSASLVHNWYYNFDLAVERYRGLNDREDHLHAGTFAVKLNPGEAVTFVASTVKLADLHSETALKLRRTQEQKLTELWQSNRPLDAQESPAWINHLVLAADQFIVDRPVPEEAHGKTIIAGYPWFSDWGRDTMISLSGLTIATGRPEVARAIIRTFAKYVNQGMLPNRFPDAGEQPEYNTVDATLWFFEAIRAYDNATNDDNLLSELFPVLVDIIYWHCRGTRYDIHLDPTDGLLYAGVTGTQLTWMDAKVGDWVVTPRIGKPIEVNALWYNALRTMAKFARQLGKPHQEYEAMADRALARFSRFWNEEQGYCYDVIDSPGGDDGALRPNQIFAVSLPESPLTPAQQKSVVEVCGRMLLTSHGLRSLSPDHPQYQGIYGGDQYQRDGAYHQGTVWGWLLGSFVLAHLRVYKNPQQARQFLEPMANHLTVHGVGSLSEIFDGDAPMTPRGCTAQAWTVAEVLRAWLATES comes from the coding sequence ATGTATATGGAATTTGGGCGGGAAATCTGTGGCAATCTCGACACCGCAGAGACACGGGAATGGTTAGTCACCAATGGCATAGGTGGTTACGCTTCTGGGACTGTGACTGGGTTGCTAACCCGTCGCTATCACGGTTTACTTGTAGCAGCATTACAGCCACCATTAGGTCGTACTTTACTGCTGGCAAAATTAGATGAAACCGTTTTGTATGGCGATCGCTATTATCCCCTACATACAAATCGTTGGGCAGATCAAATTGTTAGCCCCCACGGTTATCGACACATTGAATCTTTTGCTTTAGAAGGTGCAATTCCCCTCTGGTGTTTTGCTGTGGCGGATGCTTTGTTAGAAAAGCGCATCTGGATGCAGCAAGGCGCAAACACAACATATATCCAATATGTTCTGCGGCGTGCTACCCAACCTTTGCACCTGACACTCAAAGCAATGGTCAACTACCGTGATTATCACAGTGACACCCACAGCAACGGCTGGCAAATGTCTATTGAGCAGGTAGAACAAGGGATTTGCATAACTGCTGATTCCAGTGCGACACCATTTTATTTGTTGAGTGATCAGGGCAGCGCTTCACTCGTTCACAATTGGTACTATAACTTTGACTTGGCAGTTGAGCGTTATCGGGGCTTGAACGACAGAGAAGATCATCTCCACGCTGGCACTTTTGCCGTGAAACTCAATCCTGGAGAAGCAGTCACCTTTGTCGCCAGTACAGTAAAACTAGCAGATTTGCACAGTGAAACCGCACTCAAATTACGCCGCACTCAAGAGCAGAAACTAACAGAACTTTGGCAAAGTAATCGCCCCCTGGATGCTCAGGAGTCTCCCGCCTGGATTAACCATCTGGTACTAGCTGCTGACCAGTTTATTGTTGACCGCCCAGTCCCAGAAGAAGCTCACGGCAAAACTATCATTGCGGGTTATCCCTGGTTTAGTGATTGGGGACGAGACACAATGATTAGTCTATCTGGGTTGACAATTGCTACTGGTCGTCCAGAGGTCGCACGGGCAATTATCCGGACTTTTGCTAAGTATGTAAACCAGGGAATGCTACCCAATCGCTTTCCCGATGCGGGTGAGCAACCAGAATACAATACAGTCGATGCTACACTTTGGTTCTTTGAAGCAATTCGCGCTTATGACAACGCCACAAACGACGATAATTTACTAAGTGAGTTGTTTCCTGTCCTGGTAGATATCATTTATTGGCACTGTCGCGGCACACGCTATGATATCCACCTTGATCCTACAGATGGCTTACTTTATGCAGGTGTGACAGGTACACAACTGACTTGGATGGATGCCAAAGTTGGAGATTGGGTAGTAACACCGCGAATTGGCAAACCAATTGAAGTTAATGCCCTTTGGTATAATGCCTTACGCACAATGGCCAAGTTTGCCCGTCAACTGGGTAAACCGCATCAAGAGTATGAGGCAATGGCAGACCGTGCTTTAGCTAGATTTTCGCGCTTTTGGAATGAGGAGCAAGGTTATTGCTATGACGTAATCGATAGTCCTGGTGGTGATGATGGGGCGTTGCGTCCCAATCAAATTTTTGCTGTGTCTTTACCAGAAAGCCCCCTCACCCCAGCCCAACAAAAAAGCGTCGTAGAAGTTTGTGGACGAATGCTGCTGACTTCTCATGGATTGCGATCGCTTTCTCCCGACCATCCTCAATATCAGGGAATATACGGTGGTGATCAGTATCAACGCGATGGAGCATACCACCAAGGAACAGTCTGGGGTTGGCTGTTGGGGTCATTTGTCCTCGCTCATCTGCGCGTCTACAAAAATCCACAACAGGCGCGGCAATTTCTCGAACCAATGGCTAATCATCTCACAGTACACGGTGTTGGTAGTCTCAGCGAGATTTTTGATGGGGATGCACCGATGACTCCGCGTGGATGTACTGCCCAAGCTTGGACAGTAGCAGAAGTTTTACGCGCTTGGTTAGCGACAGAGAGTTGA
- the msrA gene encoding peptide-methionine (S)-S-oxide reductase MsrA, translating into MFPTPASDISTITPQNKQVAVFGGGCFWGMEAVFEHLNGVSDVVSGFSGGDAITADYSLVSSGFTNHAESVKITYDPSKISYNQLLKVYFLVAHDPTQLNRQGPDSGRQYRSVIFAANDQQKQEVQKYIDQLNQQKIFNKQIVTEVSPLQGFYQAEEYHQNYIARNPDSRYVVAHDLPKLAKLETTFPEIYTK; encoded by the coding sequence ATGTTTCCCACGCCCGCCAGTGATATCTCAACCATTACACCTCAAAATAAACAGGTAGCCGTTTTTGGTGGTGGCTGCTTTTGGGGAATGGAAGCAGTTTTTGAGCATCTCAACGGTGTCTCTGATGTTGTTTCTGGCTTTTCTGGTGGCGATGCGATAACCGCAGACTACTCACTTGTCAGTTCTGGATTTACTAATCACGCGGAATCAGTCAAAATCACTTATGATCCCTCAAAGATTTCCTACAATCAACTATTAAAAGTTTACTTTTTGGTAGCCCATGACCCGACGCAATTAAATCGCCAAGGGCCAGACTCTGGTAGACAATATCGTTCAGTGATATTTGCTGCTAACGACCAACAAAAACAAGAAGTACAGAAATATATTGATCAACTCAATCAGCAGAAAATCTTTAACAAGCAAATTGTCACCGAAGTAAGTCCATTACAAGGTTTTTATCAAGCTGAAGAATACCATCAAAACTATATTGCCCGTAATCCTGATAGTCGCTATGTCGTAGCCCATGACTTGCCAAAATTAGCTAAACTTGAAACCACGTTTCCGGAAATTTATACTAAATAA